tttatatatcttGCATGCccatgcattttataaatatttaattatgcacataaataattaatatattagagATTTTTTTTGttgttgcatatttaattattattatttatttgtgatGGTCGCCCTAAGGATAATTTGGAGCTGggtttattatttatatatagtaTATATGGATATGGATTGAACGGGTAGTCTTAGCTTGAGTTGGTATTGCTAGAACATAGTCCTTGTGGATATGGAAAGTCAGGATGAGGCACGGCTTTAAGTTGATATCGCTGGCCCTGTAATTGGATTTAAGTGAAAATCTGGCTTGAGTTGAGCTAGCTGGCAGGATTTGGATTGAAAGAGCTATAtaagggatcaactcccatatttaTGTATTGATGTGACAAATTGGGTGCATGAGTAGCTCTAAATTATCTTATAGTGCGAATATTGAGTGAATTATTTATTACATGTGTTGGATGTGCATTTCATGATAATATTACACTAATTGTAGttagttatagaaattacatatgtaatcaatatctaaacttttTGAGTCGAATACTCATTACTATTCAAATATTTTTCTTCTCAGGTTGCAGGGATAACAAATTTATTTTCAGGtctaatttgtattttttttctccGCAAGTTGTGATATTTCTTagttaatagttttttttttatagtatttatttatttatttatttatttatttaactattagAACTCCACTTTGAcagtattatatttatatattatattaattaatggagattaagtgGTTTATAAGTTGGACTCTCATAGTTTTAGTTTTCTGATAgttattgaattgagttgactcaaataaatttataatattttattttatttatatgtcAAGCCTTGATTTTGATACTGATTATGAGTTTAGGGATAATAAAACTTACTACAAATTTTAAAGACTTTATACTAACTCAAGTCTTAGTGCCGGTCTGATCCGTGAAATCGGATCGTGACACTTTGACTATATCTATTTGAGCCTAAACTCATGTAGgtaagtctacttcattaatcaaCCACATGATTACCACTCATTTACTAttatcattataaataaattaaatattataataaaaattattattatattatattataatatttctatttttattttaaagttaaatatagaattaaatatcAATCAACTCTCAACTAGGGGTAACAAGGAGCAAAACATGGTCCAACCACACGTTCAGCTTACAGAATTATCCAAAGAGAACGAGCACCCACATGTGGCTCTCCTCTTTAGTTTAGGAAGTACTCAAACTCTGCACAAAGCCAAATGAACTGTTCCTCAACATCATCATCGATACCAAGTAACATCAGCCATTAACCTCTCGCTTCTACGCCATGACCGGCACAGTGGACAAGTTGGTTGTCTTTTTGGCAAAGAGAGATGTCATAGACAAGCTTGTCAAGACTTTCCAGTATGTGTCCAAGCTCGTTCACTGGCATGTAGAAGCTACTCACCCAGATATTCCACAGAGATTCAAGCAATGGGAAGTTGCCTCGGGCCTTAGTAGGAAAGCCTTTAGAACTGGCAGGTTTCTCACTGGCTTCAATGCCCTGAGAAGGAACCCTGGCTCAACCCCAACTTTTAAATTCCTAGCTGTTCTAATGCAGGAGGAATGGTCGCTTTCTTTGGTTATCAAGAATTGGAACTTTGGATGCAAAATTAGCAAGAAAGATGAGCTTCGTCTCAGCATTTGGTGAATCTTTTGGctatatatttttcataatagCTGATTTTATTATTATCAGAGAGGGAATAAGATCAGAGAGAAAGCTGCTTGTTTCTTCCAAAGAAGATTCCAATGAAGTGAAAGACAATAGACGAAGGATTCGAGCAGACAGGGTAACGAGGCTAATGGCCATTGCCGCTAATATTGCAGACTTGATTATTGCACTGGTGGATATTGCGCCCAACCCATTTTGCAACCATGCAGTTGCCCTTGGTATTAGTGGGTTCATTTCTGCATGGGCTGGTTGGTATAGAAATTGGCCCTCGTAGATAAAATCCTAACAAAAGCAGCAATCAAACGTTGAGCCCATGAAAATGAAAATGGAAGTATTTCATTGACTTCGTTGCAACGGAAACTGAGCAATATAGCCTGTCTTGAAATGATACAtgatcataaattcataatgattGTACAATGAATCAACTCCAAAGGTTGAGCTATTTTATTTTTAGtatattatatgtctagtttttcCCCAATAATATTCTTTTTGTTTCCTTGATATATATTATAGTTTGAATAATTCAAAATTCACATAAATAACAAAGTTCAGCAACCTCTTGAAGGAAATTGTCTATAAAGCCCAACCCAAGTTATTTAAATTTTTCCTTTAGGGCGGCATCGattattttaattgatgattAGGTATTTAAGTGGAAATTCAACAACAATTGTGGGGAAAAAATGTTGAATAATAGCATAAGGAAAGAAATAATAACGAGCAGAAATTTCAACTTTCGTCACACCATTGAGGTGGCGAACATTTATTCGTCCAATGACGTGGAATTACATTACAATGGACCCATCCCATGAGCCAAGGCCCATAACGGATGATCCAATCACTAGGCTTGAAGCCTCAAACGCCTTGCGAGTTGCGTTGCGACTTGCTTGGTTCGCGTGTTTGAGGAAACCGCATGgactacagatcataagagttgaaGTTGACCTTGTAATTTCCTTGCAAGCCTTTCGATGTTCGAGGATCTGAAGGTCCAGATATTTCGCTTCTGTCTCTCTTAATTTGGAGACAGCTTCCGCAGATTTGCCTGATTTACACAGTCATATCTCACCGGATTGAAGCCCAAGGTTAGAATTTTCTCGCATTTGCCTTATTGTTCTGGGGTTTTTATCTTGGGTTGGTGAGATCAGATGGCAGAGGCAAGCGCGAACTCACGATATGTGAAGTTGACAAAAGAGCAAACGGCTGTAGAGGACATTAAGCCTGGCGAACTCAATCAGCCCATCGAAGTTCCTCAGGTTTCAATCTCTCTCCCTCTCTGTTGTACCCTTTTTGTTTCAAGACTTTGAGATTTAATTTTTAACGTTTTCACTGTGATAAGACTTCAATGTTTCTGATTTGCACTTGCGATACCATGCCTGATTTTCTGGGAGTCCAGTTGACTTGAATCAAATTCGATTTATATATTCTGTGTAGGATTTCAGTTTTGTGGCCCAAACCGTGTAAAATTGACTTTTGTAATGTATGAAATATCCCTTTGGCAGTTGGCTGTTCGCAAGTGCAATGAATGTGGGCAGCCTTTGCCCGAAAACTTTGAGCCTCCTGCAGATGAACCTTGGACGACTGGGATTTTTGGCTGTACTGAAGATACTGAAAGTTGTAAGTTGATCTACTGATTATAAATGTTGTAAGATGATAAAATTAGACCACACACAATGCGAAATTTAAACTATGTTGAGAAAGATCTGTATTATTAAATAGAGAATCAAGGAAGGAAATTACAAAATATAGACAGACATGTGGAAAATATGAAAAAACCATATGAATGATTTTGTTACTCTTCATGATCTTTTTTCCTTTGTAAAGTACACGTGTTGTAGTCCAGAATGATTAAAGTAATTGGATTATTTATTATATCTTTTATACATTGAAAGACTATGCAATACGGTATTTTATAACCATCTTATAACCGTCTGGGGTGTTTGGTTAATGCTAACTTTTGTAGGTATTGCTTCGTTAGCCGTAAGTACATGGTGTTCCCTATTTGTTATATCTGACCCGAAAGTTTGTGTTGCAACTATTGATGGCAAAAGTCTCCAAACCCGATCAATTTTACCTGACTACGCCCCAACCCCGATTTTACGGGGTGGAGATGAAAAGACCTTCTCCCCACCTTGAATTCCTGTAACTCAGCTGTtacattaatatattaatttttttattaaaaatcatttatttttatatatatttatacatttaaatattataattttaaaaaaatatataaatatattattaaaataatatatacaactagcatttctaattatattttattttttaataaataaatttatattatatattaataaattaaaatgaaaaaaataacaaGAAAATTCCCCGTGGGGAAACCTGCCCCTCCCAGACCCCGAACTCTTGTGGGGCGGGGATGGGAGGATCGATCCCTGCTCTTGACCCGCCCCATTGCCATTCCTAGTTGCAACCCGATTAGAATATTTTTTGAGGTATGTAGTGGTAGTAGAGGATGTAGAGGACACAGTCTGATAGGCTTGCAAGAAATAGTGTGATAATATTTTGATAAATTTGGAAAACACATTGGGATTAGAATTTGAGAATTCTGAGTGATTGTATTGTGCTTTTTTTCACTATATTGGAagtttttctcttgtcttgccccaTAGATATAGACCTTATGGTCGGATAACGTAAATCTTGTGTCTATTATTCTTCTCTTCTTTATATATTGTGTGATTGTGTGATCGTGTGTGTACCTTATTTTTGTATGCCGGTTTTAACATTTTCTTGTtctaattattattgttgttccTTGTGGTAGTGCTGCCTGATTACGATAGAGCACACAATTTTAGAATTCGCACTTTATTTCTTTTCTTGATGAGATGCAGAAAGGTGGTCAAATTTTTAACTCTTCCTCAGAATGGATGACATTCTATTGTCCTCTTCTATGTGGTTGGCTCTCTTTTGTTTCTTTGTTCTTTTGACAAGTTTGTCCAGGTCCAATTTTCTAAGCTGTAATTGGTCATCCACACAAACTGtgatcaattttacaatttcctgATTTCACTACTCCACAGGCTGGGCAGGACTATTTTGTCCTTGTGTTCTATTTGGAAGAAATGTTGAAAGCTTGAGAGATGATACCCCTTGGACTAGACCATGCATTTGTCATGCCATTTGTGTTGAAGGTGGAATGGCACTGGCAGCAGCAACAGCAATCTTCCATGGTGTTGACCCAAGGACATCATTTCTAATTTGCGAGGGTTTGCTTTTTGCTTGGTGGATGTGTGGCATATACACTGGTCTTGTTCGGCAATCACTACAGAGGAAATATCACCTGAAGGTAAGCCTGACTTTTCTCTAAATAGTTCATTTTTATGTTGGCAAAATGCTCCTGCAGGTGTAAAAGAATATTAGTTCTACATTTGTAGATCCATAGATGCACAGAAGATTAGTGCTTAATGCTTCGTTGCATATTTTATAGAAGCACGAGGTTGTTTGAGAGTTGTTAAATATGGGAGTTTTGGAGGTAAGGAGAAGGATAGAGTTTTGTGCTAGAGGTAAGCACTTTAAAGAACTTCCATGCATACCAGTCTATCTGCCTGCTGATACCACCCAAGGATGTGGGAGAGACCAAATGAGAGGAAGACAGTGCAAAATGTTATggtttttttctttaataatagaTTGGTGTCATATTAGTTATGCCATAGCAAAGCAAAAGTCTTGCAAATATGCTAATGTGGTTGAGATCCTGCTGCAATTTATAGTTTGCCATTAATTAGCATgatgtgatttaaattgttgtgatggagtggaaaaagagaatccatatagccaacgccaaatttttggaataaagacttagttgagttgatgTTACTTTCACAGCCATATTGGCTGCATAAACAGCCTGTTCAATAAAAAGACACAAATCTGGTAATACTCATTTGCCATTCCTCATATTGCATTTGATAAATTTTGTATTAATTGCATTTTTATAACCTGGTGGTTATTATGGCTTACTTGCTTCCGTTAATATTTAACTAGACTGGCAATGCATTATGTGCTCACAGGATATCGGATAATTAGTGAATCAAGacctttctttttttcctttctctctctctctctctctctctctctctctctctctctctctctatatatatatatatatatatatatatattgggggAGGGGTGATGCTGATGCAGTATTGGATCCTTGTTCTACATCAGGGGGTGGAATGTTTTCCAAATGGTTGGATTACATAATGGGATTCTGTCCCTAACAAGGTTTGATCATAGGTTCAACTGACTTATAAAGCTAGCCTATGCCTATTTGGCTGCTACTAGTTTGGCATGATGTTGTATTTGTTCATTAAAGGAGACCCAATAAAAGTCTAGTCCTTTGAAGGAAATCTGAGTATAAATTGTTGGGCTTGCAATTTACTAACCTGTTCTATTGTGGACTGCAGAACTCACCGTGTGATCCATGCTTGGTGCACTGTTGCATGCACTGGTGTGCTTTGTGCCAGGAACACAGGGAGATGAAGGGCCGCCTTTCAGATAACTTTGTCATGCCAATGGCCATTGTCAATCCTCCCCCTGTTCAAGAGATGAGCTCTGCTACCGAGAACCGGGATACTGAACCCTCCACTGAAAAGGGCACCAGCCTAGAGATGCAGGCTTTGTGAATCCATGGTTACACACAGTAGTCGACAAATAAGCAATTTTCATTTGGAAAATGTTTTCCTTTTAGCTGTAGGACAATATCTTTATACAAGAATGATGAATGATGAATCTTTTAACGTTGACGATACTTTTTGTATAGAGAGAAGTTTACTTTTAACGAGTATCGATGTGTtcccatttttggtccttcactaCCGTGATGTTATATTAACCATATGTCGTAGCTGCTATCTAGTTTTCATTTGTATACGCATGATTGCATTTTGTATGTAACATCAGCCTTGGGTTGCTCTGTTTATGTTGTTAAATTTAAAGCAGATAATCGCTACTTGTATTATTGTGGACTTTGCTTCTCGTTTTGGTCTACAGCAACTCAGATTCGTACAGGATGCTTTATGGACTgttcaaatctttttttttttttctttctaaggACTGTTCAAATCTTTGAATTTATCAATTTGCAAAACGgattgaaaagaagaagaagaaggagaagataaTGACCGGGGGTAGCGAGTGAGCAGTGGCTAATAATGTTGAAGTAGGCCCGCAAATGATGATAGATCAATTAAATTATGGTAGTTTCTGTTCCCGAGCTAAAAGGCCGAGCCAGAGGAATGCCTCGAAGCTCCCGATTCCTCATAAGTTCCATTATTTATTGATTATCATGGCTCCCGATTCCTCATAAGTtccattatttattaattatcatGGCTAGAGTAGTAGCAGCTGTGGCAAGCAGTCTGAGGCCGTACCTGCTTGTATCTTTTACCTCTGCATCTCACtctcttattttttttatcagaaccttgaaaaaaaaaaaaaaaaaaaaaaaaatatatatatatatatatatatatatatatatatatatatatttgtttcccATTTGTCTCTTTCACGATCAGAATCAGCAAACGCATACAAAGCTTGCCTAGTCAAAGTTCAAACATATCTGCCACCCACTAATACGTCTCTTAATTTCTTCCCTCTAACGAGCCCCCATCTTTCTATCTGTTTCTCAAAGACTTGAACTTGTTTCAGTTCATGGAGAGACCACAGTCAGAGCATGGAGGAAGGAGGAGGAGACTGACAAGAAGCAGAGAAATAGTGCAGATTCAGTGTTCCCCCAGGCCCATGTTACCGGTACCACCCATGATGAGGCCAACACCCAATCAGGCGAAGCTAGCTGCAATTGCCGTTGAATTAAACATACGGCTGAGATCGGCCGATATGCCAGGTGCCATGCAGGAGCGGGCGTTTCGGTGCACCAGAGCAGTCCTTGACGCAAATCTCGAGAAGGAGCCCAATCCTACTCATGTTGCCATGTGTCTCAAGAAGGTAAGCAATGCACATACAAATACTAGTATGAATTTTTGCTTCAAGCAAGTCTTCAACTTCGAAGGGTTTCTTAAGTCTATGCTGCTTTGCAAGGCTTAATAATGTTTGTTACGGTTTCTGATTGCTAAAATGGGGCTCACAATTGATGATGGTTTTGGGGCATTTTCAATAGCTCTTTTTTTTCAAGATTTCAATAGCTTTTGTTTGAATTGATGAACAACCGTGAATTttccatttaggtttaatttattATCAAACATCCTTGAAATAATGAAATGTTTGCTGGCTGAACAGAAAAATCATTTGTCAAAAATCTAATTGACCTTAAGCGACTAACCTTCTTGTTTTTCCGGAAACTCAGTTGTTTGCCCTTCGTTTCAGGAGTTTGATGCGGTGTATGGGCCGGCATGGCACTGCGTTGTGGGTCAGAGTTTTGGATCATTCGTTACTCACTCGAGTGGTGGATTTGTGTATTTCTCCGTGGACAAGCTCTCTTTTCTTCTCTTCAAGACAGAGGTCCGACCAGTTAGGAGTtctcttcctcctcctcctcctcctcttctgTTGAAGCTTAATATTAATGCTTAGCTTGAAGTTTATACAAATGTAATGTGTATTTGATTTACATCTGATATGGGAACTAATTTGCATTGGCATGGAAAATAGTACTCGTATTAGAGGGTTTTGAAGATGTAGGAATTAATCTGTTTCTCTTCAGATTTGCTGCCAGGTTTTCGAAGAGACTAGCCTAGTCATTTGGCCAATCAAGTATTTTATTTGACTAATAATTGCCTTAGTACGAAGGTACTCACACATGAAACTGAAACCTGCATGTGATTTCACTGCAAATTACTTTCACATGGTCCCAATAGGGAATTACCAAAACCATCCGAAAGAAaacataaacttttttttttttgcgcctctttgacaagaaaaggaaattggAAAAGAAATGTTCCTctattttggctgaagaagagaGATACATAGCTATGCTTCATAGGGCAAGGTGAGAGGACAAACTGTTGTAATCTGATATTAAGCAAAAGATTTTTACAGATATGCTTGACTAGTTGACTGACTATTCAAAACAGATGAATTAATTATTTCTTGAAAATATTCTGAGGAACACATCTTGCAAAACGGACAGCGAAGTTTAATCCTGCATGGGACTTTCTTGTCTCTGTTGCGGTGTCCTCAGTCCTCTGTTCACTTGGATTTCCAAAAGCAGGCATAGAGAAATCCGCCAAAATCCCCTAACTAGCTAGTTTTATTCCTTTGCCATTAGAATTTTATCCACTCTCCTCTACATATTTGTACTTCCAAAAAAGCCTAATCAAATCATGATGTAGCATTGGATTGACAATCAAATTGTTTATTACTTTCTTGACTAAAGAAGGTGCCAGCGAAGAAGTAACTGTGCTTcctctgatttaattgaaacttCTACCGATTATTCTTTACGTCCATCATGCAACTTGGTCCACCCCTTTGTTGCATTTTTGCGATGATAAACTATATACAGTAGCTGTTTTTTGGAAATCTTGCTCATCTTCTTTAGAATTGCAAGATTTCGAAGACGTTCCGCGAATTCAGAAAGGTGGTGAGATATAAAAAGCTAAAAACTACCACCACCCAAAACTTACAATGCAGTGATGCCACGTGAAATTTAGCGGTTTATTTTTCAAATTACTTCCAAGCTTTTTCACGAATGGTTGCTTTTCTTAGCACATATATATTTATGGCAGAGAGATTCTGTTCTAATCCCTCTTTAATTTACAAGTTCTCATTAGCCATAAAATCCATTTATCATTCTTCTGTTTTTCTTGGCAAAAATGGCCCCGGCATCACTAAATGATCGTTTCAAGCAATCTGTTACTCCCGACGCTTTAAGATCATATCTTGCAGAGTTCATCTCTTTTTTTTATGTGTTTGTAGTCGTTGGATCTGCCATGGCTTCACGTATGTCTCCAGTAATATTTTCTTCTATTTTATGCAAATGGGATTATTGATTTGTCATCTTTCTTGTAGCATAACACGAGTCTTAGTGATTCTCGTTGTTGATTTACAACTTCACTAAATATAAAACTAGCAAGTAGAGTGGGAATTTGGTAGTGGTTTCCTTGTTCGAGGATTTGATATGCTAATTCTATTTTCTAAGAATGCATTTCTCTTCTTGCTAACATTTCCAAACACTATGCTTGATTCTTCCATGATACAGAGAAATTGATGCCAGGAGCAGATCCATCCAGTCTGGTAATAGTCGCCATTGCGCTTTCATCGGCTGTGTACATTGATGCCAACGTCTCCAGTGGGCATGTGAATCCTGCTGTCACATTTAGTCTGGCCGTTGGAGGCCACATTAATGTCCCCACTGCTATATTCTAGTGGATTTCTCAGATGTTGGCTTCTGTCATGGCTTGCCTTCTCTTGAGAGTAGCCATTGTTGGACAGGTAATGAAATCTCCCTGCGTTTCtgcaaaaaatatttataatttttatcctTTCTCCCAATTGTGATTATGGACTAATTTTCTTGCAATCTGTTGTATGACTCCTGTATTTAAATTTTGCAGTCTCTTCCTACCTACACTATTGCAGCAGAGATGACAGGATTTGGGGCGTCAGTGTTTGAAGGTGTGCTAACATTTGGTTTAGTCTACACAGTTTACGCTGCCGGCGACCCTAGATGCAGTTTGCTGGGAGCCACTGGACCCTTGGCAATAGGGCTCATGGCAGGAGCCAATGTCTTGGCCGCAGGACCATTCTCAGGTGGCTCAATGAACCCTGC
This sequence is a window from Hevea brasiliensis isolate MT/VB/25A 57/8 unplaced genomic scaffold, ASM3005281v1 Scaf395, whole genome shotgun sequence. Protein-coding genes within it:
- the LOC110658326 gene encoding cell number regulator 6; translated protein: MAEASANSRYVKLTKEQTAVEDIKPGELNQPIEVPQLAVRKCNECGQPLPENFEPPADEPWTTGIFGCTEDTESCWAGLFCPCVLFGRNVESLRDDTPWTRPCICHAICVEGGMALAAATAIFHGVDPRTSFLICEGLLFAWWMCGIYTGLVRQSLQRKYHLKNSPCDPCLVHCCMHWCALCQEHREMKGRLSDNFVMPMAIVNPPPVQEMSSATENRDTEPSTEKGTSLEMQAL
- the LOC131177293 gene encoding uncharacterized protein LOC131177293, with product MERPQSEHGGRRRRLTRSREIVQIQCSPRPMLPVPPMMRPTPNQAKLAAIAVELNIRLRSADMPGAMQERAFRCTRAVLDANLEKEPNPTHVAMCLKKEFDAVYGPAWHCVVGQSFGSFVTHSSGGFVYFSVDKLSFLLFKTEVRPVRSSLPPPPPPLLLKLNINA
- the LOC110658328 gene encoding LOW QUALITY PROTEIN: probable aquaporin TIP5-1 (The sequence of the model RefSeq protein was modified relative to this genomic sequence to represent the inferred CDS: substituted 1 base at 1 genomic stop codon), encoding MAPASLNDRFKQSVTPDALRSYLAEFISFFYVFVVVGSAMASQKLMPGADPSSLVIVAIALSSAVYIDANVSSGHVNPAVTFSLAVGGHINVPTAIFXWISQMLASVMACLLLRVAIVGQSLPTYTIAAEMTGFGASVFEGVLTFGLVYTVYAAGDPRCSLLGATGPLAIGLMAGANVLAAGPFSGGSMNPACAFGSAIIAGRFKNQAVYWVGPLIGGTVAGLLYDNVVFPSQVPDSIGV